From the genome of Geminicoccaceae bacterium:
TCCCTCGCCGAATACCCGGGGATTGCGAGATGCGGCGGCGCGCGGTGCGATGTCGCCGGATGTCGATGGCGTCGACGTGGATGTGCGCGGACCTTTCGAGACCGGGCCCGATGACGTGTTCGCAGCCGATGCGCTGCTGCTCGGGACGACGGAGAATCTGGGCTACATGGCTGGTGCAGTGAAGGACTTCTTCGATCGGTGTTATTATCCATGCATGGACAAGACCGAAGCGTTGCCTTTCTCCTATTACGTACGGGCCGGCATGGATGGCACCGGTACCCGCCGTGCCATCGAGAGCATCACCACCGGCCTGCGCTGGAAGCTCGTGCACGAACCCGTCACCTGCAAGGGGGCATGGAACGAGAAATTCCTTGCAGACATCGAGGAGCTGGGGCTTTTCATGGCAGCGGGGCTTGAGGCGGGAATTTTCTGAACCGCCTGCCTTGCAATTCTCGGGGAGGGACATGGCATGCTGAGCAAGAGCGACATCGAGTTTTATCGTGAGAATGGCTACCTGCTGGTCGAGGACGTCGTCGATCCCGCCCTGCTGGACGAGATGAACCGGGTCACCGCGGAGCTGATCGAGGCTTCGCGCGAGGTCGCCGAAAGCAACGACATCTACGATCTCGACGAGGGACACAGCCGGGAACGGCCGAAGCTCACCCGCATCAAGTTACCGACGAAGCAGCACCCCGTCTTTGCCCGGGCACTGAAGGAAAGCCGCATTCCGGACGTCCTGCGCGACCTCATGGGTCCCGATGTGGCCCTCCAGACCAGCAAGCTCAATACCAAGGCGCCGGGGGGTGGCGCTGCGGTGGAGTGGCATCAGGACTGGGCCTTTTATCCCTACACCAATGACAACCTTCTCGCCTGCGGGCTGATGCTCGAGGATGTCGGTCTGGAGAACGGCCCGCTCATGGTCATTCCCGGCAGTCACAGGGGACCGATCCTCAGCCATCACAACGGCGACGGCCTGTTCTGCGGCGCCATCGACCCGGACGATCCCGACTTCCACATGGACCGGGCGGTGACGCTGACCGGTCGTGCCGGTTCCATGACCGTCCATCATGTCCGCGCGCTGCATGGCTCCGCACCCAACATGAGCGACCGTGCGCGCAAGATCCTGTTCTACGAATGCCATGCCGCCGACGCCTGGCCTCTCATGGGTTCGGGCAGCTACATCCAGACCCAGGGGCAGGAGAAAATCTGGGCTGATTTCCTCGAACGCATGATCATCGGCAATCCCACCATCACTCCGCGCATCGAATCTGCACCCGTCCGCCTGCCGCTGCCACCCGCACCCGTGGGTGGCTCCATCTTCAAGACCCAGAAATCCGGAGGAGCCCGCAGTGCCTTCGCAGCCTGAAAGCGTCACATCTGACCGTTCCGGTCTCCTCGACCGCCCGGTCGAGGTCGTCAATATCGGCCTCGAACTCTTCGCCGACGAACTCAGGGCCGCCGGTATTCCCGTCACCCATGTCGAATGGACCCCGCCCGCCGGTGGCGATCCCCAACTCGCCGCATTGCTGGCCAGACTGGGCGTCTGAAGCGGAGGGGAGAGCAAGTGAGAAAGGCAAGGGAAATCACGTTTCCCTTGTCCTTCCGTCGGAAGGACGGCGATGTTCTCGCTGATGGAACGCTCTTTCCGTTCGGTCTTCAATGTGGAATGAATGCTCCCGGATGGATGGCAATGGTGGTGCACGGGTGCAGACGGGAGTTGGGCGCAGGCAGGGGCCGCCTGAACGGTTCGAGGAGCTGGAGGCGCTGATCGGTGCGCGTTACGCGCAGATGAGCAGGCGGTTGAGGGATATCGCCGAATTCGTGCTGGGACAGCCGAACACGGTGGCACTGGAAACGGTCGCGGTGGCGGCCGGGCAGGCGGGGGTTCCCCCGTCCGCATTGGTGCGGTTTGCGCAGGCGCTTGGCTTCGATGGCTACAGCGACATGCAGAAGCTGTTCCGCGTACGACTGACGGAGTCGGCGGAATCCTCTGCCGAGCGGTTGCGGGCAGTACATCCGTCGGGTTCCGCGCACGATCTGCTGGGCGAGGTCGGCGAAGAGACGATGCGCGCGCTGCAGGACATGGCGTCGCGGACAGATCCGGCGACTGTGGAGGAGGCGGCACGGCTGCTGCATGAGGCGAGATCGGTGCACGTGATCGGCCAGCGGCGGGCCTTCGCGGTGGCAGCCCATCTGCATTATGCACTGATGAGCCTGGGCAGGCCCGTGGATCTGCTCGACGGGATCGCCGGGATGAACGGGCAGCGCATTGATCTGGTCGCGCCGGGCGGACTGTTGATAGCGGTGAGCTACAAGCCCTATGCGATCGAAACGATCGAGGCGGTGAAACGTGCGCGCTCCCGGTCGCTCGACGTGCTGGCAGTGACGGATTCGCCGTTGAGCCCGCTGGCGCCGCTGGCAAGCTGCCTGTTGCAGGTGCGCGATCCGGAGGTCCGACAGGTGCGCTCGCTGGCGGCGAGCATGAGTCTGGCGATGTTGCTGGTGCTGGCTACCGGCAGGCGAATGGTGAGTGCGGGAAACGGTTGAAAGACACCGCGTTTTCGACCATCTAAAAATCAACTTCAGATAGAAAATTTGGTTGACATCGATCGTTTGCAAAAAGCATTCTGGCGGTCGGTCTGCACTTTCCCGGGAGTGAACGTGATGCGATCCGTTCCGTGCTGGATGTTGATTCTGGTCGTGTTCCTTGCGGCCCCCGCGGGCGTGGTGGTTGCGCAGGCGCCTGTCCTCGATCACAAGGGCGGGCTCAACAAGCTGGGCTGTCACGTCGACAGGAAAACGGGCCAGTGTCACTGCCACCGCGAAGTCGAGAAGCCCGCCTGCTGACCGAGAGCCCTGTCGGTGTGGGCAGGTTCCGATTGACTGGACGCGGTCAGCCCGTCCCCTGACCACTGTCCTGCTTCGACAACGAGCTTGGGGTTGTCCTTGTCCTTGCGGAAGGGCACGATACGCCGCCAAGGTGCGTTCAGCCGGACTGACGCCTGCGGACGGCCTCGCGGTAGAATACGAACAGGCCGCTGCCGACGATGATGATGCAGCCGATTATCATCCAGATATCGGGAATATCACCAAACAGGAAGTAGCCGAACAGCAGCGCCCATATGATCTGGGTGTAGGCGAAGGGCGACAGCACGACGGCACTGGCCATGCCGAGGGCACGGATCAGGATCAGATGACCGGCTATCGACAATGCGCCCATGCCGGTCAGGCCGATCCAGCCGACGAGCGGTATCGGCTGCCAGGTAAAGGCGACCAGAACCGATTGGGCGGCTGCCCCGACAACGGCGATGTGAAACAGCATCGACAGTGGCCGTTCCGTGGGCAGGCCGCTGATCATGCGGGTGAGCACCTGATACAGCGCAAAGCAGGCTGCCGTGATCATCGGCAGCAACAACAGCGGATCGAACCCGGAAAGGCCAGGACGGATGACCACCAGCACGCCGATGAAGCCGATGGCGATGGCACTCCAGCGCAGCCGGCCCACGCGTTCGCCGAGCAGCGGGATCGACAGGATGGTGACAAAGAACGGAGACGTGAAGTTGATGGCATAGGCATCCGCGAGCGGCACCGTGGCGAGGGCCATGAACAGGCAGAGCGTTCCCACCGCCAGCAGGAGACCGCGGGCAATCTGCGTTCCGGGCCGCGCGGTCGCAACCAGACCGCGCCAGCCGAGCCACGGGAACGCTAGCAGCAACAGCGCGAACTGGAAGAAATAGCGGCCCCAGACGACCTGTGTCACGGGGATATGCTGCGCCAGGACCTTGCCGAGCGTATCCATGCCGCAAAGGATGAACATGGCCAGGACCATCATGCCGATGGCGGCAAGGGTGCGGGTACCGTTTTCCTGCGGGTCGGTAATGATGGCGGTGGCAAGCGGCATGATCAGTCACGTACGCGATTAGAGAGACCGGCGGCCTTCTGCACCATGTCGAGCGGGCCGTCCCAGTCGAAATTGCGATAGACTGCGGCCAGATGGGCAAAGGGCGGGCTTTGGGCGAAAAGCTGGAAGGTCAGCCGATGTCCCGCATAGTCCGAATTGAGCAGGTCGCGGGCAAAGGCCAGCAATTTGCGACGATCGTCGGCGATCCAGCTGTCGTTGATCGTGTAGAACTTGTCCATCCAGGGTTTCGTTCCCGGGGCACGGAAGGCAGCGGCGTCGGGTGTGACGCAGATCTGGCCGCCGCAGAGCTCGCGGGCGATGTGCATAATCTCGTGCAGCTGCGAACAGGCCAGCACGCGGCCCGTGTAGAGCAGCGACTGGTTGGGCATGAGCAGCCCGGCGGGGCTCCTTTCCGCCATGGCGACGGCGGCGGTCAGGTGAGCGTTGATGCCCTCGCGATAGACGGCCAGTCGTGCAAGCTTCTCCTGAACCGCCTGTTGCTTGTCGAGGCCGGTCTGGCGGGCGTTGAAGAGGGCTGCGCCAATCATGAAGTCGGCGACCCGCAGGTTGCGCTGGACGAAGGCGAAGGCGGAATAGCGGTGCAGCGTCGCACGGATGAAGGTGGCTGCGCGCGTATGCCGGTAGAACAGCACATTCTCCCACGGGATCAGCACATCGTCGAAGATGACCAGTGTATCCACCTCGTCGAAGCGGTTGGACAGGGGATAGTCTTCAATGGGCGCGCGACCGGCAAAGCCCGTGCGGCAGATGAATTTCAGATTCGGCGAGCCGAGGTCGCAGATGAAGCCCACGGCATAGTCCGAAAGTGCGGCATTTCCCCAATTGGCGATGGTCGGTTTGGTGAATGCCTGATTGGCGTAGGCGGCCGCCGTTTCGTATTTCGCCCCGCGCACGACGATACCGGCATCGGTCTCCCTGGCCACATGCAGCAGCATGTCGGGGTCCTGCTCCTGCGGTGGCTTGGAGCGGTCGCCCTTGGGGTCGGTATTGGCCGAGACGTGAAACGGGTCCTGGTGCAGAACATCGAGGATGTGCCGTTCGATGTTCTTCGCAAACTGAGGATCAACCTCGTTGAGCACATCCTGTCCGTCGTGGAGCGACCACATCTCACCCACGGTCTCGTCGCCGACGCGGGTGACGACACCGCCCACATCGTCGAGGACGCAATCGGTCGCGCGGCGTTTGCGGTGCCAGTCATCCTGCGTGCGGGGCAGCGCATTGCCCACGGCGTTGACCTCGCCATCCTGTTCGACCGTCATGATCGCACGGGTCGCGGGATCATGCTGCATGTCGTAGATGCGCGCCCGGATGTCGACCAGTGGTCTGAACATCGGGTGCCGGGTGACGTCATCGACGCGTTCGCCGTTCATGTAGACTTCACGGCCGTCGCGGATCGAATCCCGGTATTGCGCGCCGTTGCGGATCATCCCCCGTTCTCCCCTTGAGGTCACGTCCGCATCAAAGACCCGGCCGCCGGCGAAGAAAAGAGATGTTTTGACGAAAGGCCGCGCTTCGATAGTCTCAATGAGACAATCCCCTGGAGAGGATGCGATGTCAGGTAAGCTGCTGATCCTGCTGGGTACCGCAAAAGGTGTCTTTGTCCTGCGTGGTGATCGTGCCCGTCGACACTTCGAGATCGAGGGGCCCTTTTGCGAGACGCTGCCGGTCAACCACGTCATCGGCGATCCCGTCAGCGGAGCCCTGTATGCCGGCGGTGGCAATGGTTGGCGCGGACCGTCCATCTGGCGTTCGGACGATGGCGGCCGCAACTGGATGATCATCGAGCAGTCGTTCGGGCCGGGGCTGGCGGAAGGTGGACCCAGGGCCATCTGGTCGCTGGCGATACAGGACGGACGGCTGCTGGCCGGCGGCGACCAGGCGATCCTCTTTGCCAGTGATGATGGCGGGAGAGGTTTCGCGCCGCTGGGAGGCTTGCGGGATCACCCCTCCCGCGAACATTGGCATGGGGGAGGGGCTGGCCTCATCCTGCATTCGATCGTGCCGCATCCCGGGGATCCACGGCAGTTCTGGGTGGCAATCTCGGCCGCCGGTGTTTTTCACACGATGGATGGCGGCCAGTCTTTCACACCCCGCAATCGTGGAACGCGTGCCGATTTCATGCCCGAAGACCAGCGTTATCCGGAATACGGTCAATGCGTGCACGGACTGGCGATGGCCGCGGGAAATCCTGGGCGGCTGTACCAACAAAACCACTGTGGAATGTATCGCAGCGACGATGGTGGCCAGAACTGGACCAGTATCGAAAAGGGACTGCCATCGAGTTTCGGCTTTCCTGTCGTGGCACATCCGCGCGATTCGGACACGCTCTTCCTCGTTCCGCTCAATGGCGACATGGCGGGCAGGTTCGTCCCCGATGCGGCGGCGGCCGTATGGTGCAGCCGGGATGCCGGCGAGAACTGGCAGGCGATGCGGCAGGGTCTTCCGCAAGCGCACTGTTATTTCTGCGTGTTGCGCCAGGCGATGGCCGTTGATCCGCTGGAGCCGGCAGGCCTTTATTTCGGTTCCAGCAGCGGCTCGCTCTATGCGAGCTTCGATGAAGGTGAAAGCTTTACGGCTCTGGCGACGCACCTGCCGGTCATTCAATCGGTCGAGACGTTTCTCGTCGATTGATGTCCGCCCATTATCAATCGACGATAGGCGGTGTCGTTCCCAGGTCATGGAACAATCCGGTCATGATACCGAGGGCCTCGCGTGTGGCGGAGGCCAGGATGTGCTCATCCGGACCATGCTGCTTGCAACCGCCATAGGAATGCGGGATCCAGATCACCGGCAGGTCCAGATTGCGGGCGAACACCTCGCTGGGAAGACTGCCGGATGAATTGGGCATCAGATTGGCCGGTCTGCCCAATGTGCGTTCCAGTGACTGCAGGCAGAAGTCGACCCATGGATCGTCGGGATCGGTCCGCCATGCCTTGAAGAAGTTGCGAGTGGCCGGGATGATCTCGACTTGTGGAAATCCGTGTCTGTCGAGATGTTCGCGCAATGCAGGCAGGAAACGGTCCGCATCGACATCGGCGGTATAGCGGATCTGGCAGTGCGCGCGGGCATCGGGCTGCACGCCGTTGACAGGCGCTTCCGGCCGGCCGGTGAGGAAGGCCAGCACGATGAAGCTGGTCCAGCCATAGACCTTTTCCGCCCGGTTCAGTCCGGGTTCGCCCCAGTCTTCGGGAATCGCCAGCGTCGGGTCGCCTGGATCGATGACGGCCTTCCTCAGCGATTCCGTGACACGGGCGGGCACCGATTTCGGCAGCCATTCCTCGACGAGAATCTTGCCGCGCGGCGTGGTGATGGTGGAGAGGGCATGGGCCAGCGTGATTCCCGGGTCTTCGAGCAGGCCGCCGTAATGCCCGGAGTGCAGGCTGCCCTTGCGCAGGTTGACCTGAAGATCGAAGGCGATGCCGCCGCGATTGCCCAGCTTGACATCGGCCGTGTCGGGTTTGATCCGCGGGCCGTCGCTGGCGATGAGCACGTCGGCCGCGAGCAGGTCGCGATGCTGGGCGCAGAACTCGTCCAGCCCGGGCGAACCGATCTCCTCGCTGGTCTCGATCAGGATCTTGACATTGAAGCCGAGCCGTTTGCGTTGTTCGATGAGCGTGGCGAGCGCCGCCATGATGATGGAATGCTGCCCCTTGTTGTCGGCCGTGCCGCGCCCGTACCAGCGGTTGCCCTCGATGGTAATCGTCCACGGATCAAGACCTTCGCGCCATTGCTTCCTGATCCCGCGTACCACGTCGCCGTGACCGTAGGTGAGCAGTGTCGGCAGTCCTTCGCCTTCGTGGCGCGTTCCGACCAGCAACGGGCCGCCGCGCTCGTCGGGGTTGTCGAAGATCCGGCTTTCGAATCCCATCGCCGTGAGTGACGGGGCGATCTCCTCGGCCAGATAACGGTACAGGTCGTCGCGGCGGGACGGATCCTGGCTTTCGGATGGAATGGCGACACGGCGGCGCAGGTCCGCAAGGAAACCGCCATTGTCAAAATGAGCCCGAACCCGCTCGATCGCCGCTTGGCGGCCTTCGTCAATCATTTCTCTTTCCTCCCCGTCGAAAATCGCGTGAACGATCCAATCCGCCGCCAGAGCTGTCAAGGAGAACCGGGAAGTAGCGCCTGGATGATGACGAGGGCTTCGGCCATCGGCGGTTCGTCGGTGAGTGTGAGTTCGATCCGTGCCTCCAGACCGGGCGGCGTGATTGCGTTCAGGCGGTCGAGGGCACCACCGGCAAGAGCGAGTGTCGGCTTGCCCGAAGGCAGGTTGATCACGCCGATATCGCGCCAGAACACGCTCTGACGGAAGCCCGTGCCGAGGGCCTTGGTGCAAGCCTCCTTCGCGGCATAGCGCTTGGCATAGGTATCCGCGCGGTTGTAGCGGCGGTCGGCTTTCGCCCGTTCGAGTTCGGTGAAACAGCGATGGGTGAAGCGGTCGCCGAAGCGTTCCAGCGTGCGCGCAATGCGGCGGATGTCGATGAGATCGCTGCCGATGCCGATGATCATGGACCGGAGACCTTCCCGCCTATCGGCCCGCGCGCGCTTCGTCCATCAGTCGCCGCATTTCCCGAATTGCTGGGATAAATCCGACGAAGATGGCCTCGCCAATGAGAAAATGACCGATGTTGAGTTCCATCATGTTGGGAATGGCTGCCACGGGCTTGACCGTCCTGTAGTCGAGACCGTGCCCCGCATGGCATTCGATGCCGAGTTGTTCGCAGGCGCGTGCCGCGTCGACGATGCGCCGCAGTTCCGATTCCCGTCCCGTTCCCCGGGCCTCGCAATAGGTGCCCGTGTGCAGTTCCACGACCGGCGCACCAATGCGCGCGGCGGCTTCCACCGATGCCGGCGACGGGTCGATGAAGAGCGACACCCGGCATCCGGCGTCGAGGAGTCGGGCCGTCTTGTCCTTGAGTTCGTCCTCCAGGCGGACAACATCCAGTCCGTGTTCCGTCGTACGCTCCTCGCGGCGCTCGGGAACGAGACAGGTCGCGTGCGGGCGCAACCTTGTCGCGATGGCGATCATCTCCTCGGTGGCAGCCATCTCGAAATTGAGCGGAAGTTCGCACTCCGCGCGGATCCGTTCGACGTCACGATCGGTGATGTGCCGGCGATCCTCGCGCAGATGGGCGGTGATGCCGTCACCTCCGGCCTCCGCGACCATCCTGGCAGCCCGGACCGGGCATGGATTATCGCCACCACGAGCATTCCGCACAGTGGCAACATGATCAACATTGATGCCCAATCTGAGCGCGTCCATGGCCGGTTCTCCGAATGGCTGGTCTTTCGTGCAATGTGGACATTGCCGGACGATTGACCAGTACCAATCCGCATCGACCCGCTCACGCCACCGGCCTTGCCCGCCGGTCGCAGTTCATGCCCGGGCAACCTTGTGGCGCAGGCTGACGGCTTCCGCGATGTGAACCCGCTTGATGGTATCGCAGCCGTCAAGGTCTGCCACCGTGCGGGCAACCTTGATGACCCGGTGATAGCCACGGGCCGACAGGCGGAGTTTCTCGATGGACCGGTCGAGGATGACGTGGGCGTCATGGTCGATCGGGCACAGCGCGTAGAGGATTTCGCCTTCCATCATTGCGTTGCAGCGCAGATCGGCCCGATTGCTGGCGGCAAATCGCTCGCGCTGGACCTTTCGGGCCGCCGCGACGCGTGCGGCCACGTTCTTGCTGTCCTCGCCGGGGACGGGCAGCGACAGGTCCCTCGGACTCACGGCCGGGACATCGACATGCAGGTCGATACGGTCAAACAATGGGCCGGAGATGCGTTTTTGGTAATCGCGACCGCATTGCGGGGCCTTCGAGCAGGCAAGTCCGGGGTCACCCATGTGACCGCAGCGGCACGGATTCATCGCCGCAACCAGCAGGACACGGGCAGGGTAGGTGACATGGCAACGGGCGCGCGACACGGTG
Proteins encoded in this window:
- a CDS encoding flavodoxin family protein, coding for MTRRLLILAHVPSPNTRGLRDAAARGAMSPDVDGVDVDVRGPFETGPDDVFAADALLLGTTENLGYMAGAVKDFFDRCYYPCMDKTEALPFSYYVRAGMDGTGTRRAIESITTGLRWKLVHEPVTCKGAWNEKFLADIEELGLFMAAGLEAGIF
- a CDS encoding phytanoyl-CoA dioxygenase family protein, with protein sequence MLSKSDIEFYRENGYLLVEDVVDPALLDEMNRVTAELIEASREVAESNDIYDLDEGHSRERPKLTRIKLPTKQHPVFARALKESRIPDVLRDLMGPDVALQTSKLNTKAPGGGAAVEWHQDWAFYPYTNDNLLACGLMLEDVGLENGPLMVIPGSHRGPILSHHNGDGLFCGAIDPDDPDFHMDRAVTLTGRAGSMTVHHVRALHGSAPNMSDRARKILFYECHAADAWPLMGSGSYIQTQGQEKIWADFLERMIIGNPTITPRIESAPVRLPLPPAPVGGSIFKTQKSGGARSAFAA
- a CDS encoding MurR/RpiR family transcriptional regulator produces the protein MDGNGGARVQTGVGRRQGPPERFEELEALIGARYAQMSRRLRDIAEFVLGQPNTVALETVAVAAGQAGVPPSALVRFAQALGFDGYSDMQKLFRVRLTESAESSAERLRAVHPSGSAHDLLGEVGEETMRALQDMASRTDPATVEEAARLLHEARSVHVIGQRRAFAVAAHLHYALMSLGRPVDLLDGIAGMNGQRIDLVAPGGLLIAVSYKPYAIETIEAVKRARSRSLDVLAVTDSPLSPLAPLASCLLQVRDPEVRQVRSLAASMSLAMLLVLATGRRMVSAGNG
- a CDS encoding DMT family transporter; protein product: MPLATAIITDPQENGTRTLAAIGMMVLAMFILCGMDTLGKVLAQHIPVTQVVWGRYFFQFALLLLAFPWLGWRGLVATARPGTQIARGLLLAVGTLCLFMALATVPLADAYAINFTSPFFVTILSIPLLGERVGRLRWSAIAIGFIGVLVVIRPGLSGFDPLLLLPMITAACFALYQVLTRMISGLPTERPLSMLFHIAVVGAAAQSVLVAFTWQPIPLVGWIGLTGMGALSIAGHLILIRALGMASAVVLSPFAYTQIIWALLFGYFLFGDIPDIWMIIGCIIIVGSGLFVFYREAVRRRQSG
- a CDS encoding 4-hydroxyphenylacetate 3-hydroxylase family protein, producing the protein MIRNGAQYRDSIRDGREVYMNGERVDDVTRHPMFRPLVDIRARIYDMQHDPATRAIMTVEQDGEVNAVGNALPRTQDDWHRKRRATDCVLDDVGGVVTRVGDETVGEMWSLHDGQDVLNEVDPQFAKNIERHILDVLHQDPFHVSANTDPKGDRSKPPQEQDPDMLLHVARETDAGIVVRGAKYETAAAYANQAFTKPTIANWGNAALSDYAVGFICDLGSPNLKFICRTGFAGRAPIEDYPLSNRFDEVDTLVIFDDVLIPWENVLFYRHTRAATFIRATLHRYSAFAFVQRNLRVADFMIGAALFNARQTGLDKQQAVQEKLARLAVYREGINAHLTAAVAMAERSPAGLLMPNQSLLYTGRVLACSQLHEIMHIARELCGGQICVTPDAAAFRAPGTKPWMDKFYTINDSWIADDRRKLLAFARDLLNSDYAGHRLTFQLFAQSPPFAHLAAVYRNFDWDGPLDMVQKAAGLSNRVRD
- a CDS encoding exo-alpha-sialidase; protein product: MSGKLLILLGTAKGVFVLRGDRARRHFEIEGPFCETLPVNHVIGDPVSGALYAGGGNGWRGPSIWRSDDGGRNWMIIEQSFGPGLAEGGPRAIWSLAIQDGRLLAGGDQAILFASDDGGRGFAPLGGLRDHPSREHWHGGGAGLILHSIVPHPGDPRQFWVAISAAGVFHTMDGGQSFTPRNRGTRADFMPEDQRYPEYGQCVHGLAMAAGNPGRLYQQNHCGMYRSDDGGQNWTSIEKGLPSSFGFPVVAHPRDSDTLFLVPLNGDMAGRFVPDAAAAVWCSRDAGENWQAMRQGLPQAHCYFCVLRQAMAVDPLEPAGLYFGSSSGSLYASFDEGESFTALATHLPVIQSVETFLVD
- a CDS encoding M20 family metallopeptidase, which gives rise to MIDEGRQAAIERVRAHFDNGGFLADLRRRVAIPSESQDPSRRDDLYRYLAEEIAPSLTAMGFESRIFDNPDERGGPLLVGTRHEGEGLPTLLTYGHGDVVRGIRKQWREGLDPWTITIEGNRWYGRGTADNKGQHSIIMAALATLIEQRKRLGFNVKILIETSEEIGSPGLDEFCAQHRDLLAADVLIASDGPRIKPDTADVKLGNRGGIAFDLQVNLRKGSLHSGHYGGLLEDPGITLAHALSTITTPRGKILVEEWLPKSVPARVTESLRKAVIDPGDPTLAIPEDWGEPGLNRAEKVYGWTSFIVLAFLTGRPEAPVNGVQPDARAHCQIRYTADVDADRFLPALREHLDRHGFPQVEIIPATRNFFKAWRTDPDDPWVDFCLQSLERTLGRPANLMPNSSGSLPSEVFARNLDLPVIWIPHSYGGCKQHGPDEHILASATREALGIMTGLFHDLGTTPPIVD
- a CDS encoding holo-ACP synthase, which gives rise to MIIGIGSDLIDIRRIARTLERFGDRFTHRCFTELERAKADRRYNRADTYAKRYAAKEACTKALGTGFRQSVFWRDIGVINLPSGKPTLALAGGALDRLNAITPPGLEARIELTLTDEPPMAEALVIIQALLPGSP
- a CDS encoding pyridoxine 5'-phosphate synthase: MDALRLGINVDHVATVRNARGGDNPCPVRAARMVAEAGGDGITAHLREDRRHITDRDVERIRAECELPLNFEMAATEEMIAIATRLRPHATCLVPERREERTTEHGLDVVRLEDELKDKTARLLDAGCRVSLFIDPSPASVEAAARIGAPVVELHTGTYCEARGTGRESELRRIVDAARACEQLGIECHAGHGLDYRTVKPVAAIPNMMELNIGHFLIGEAIFVGFIPAIREMRRLMDEARAGR